The Treponema phagedenis DNA segment TGTTTGATTTTAAAATTGACGGTATAGCCTTGGCAAAAGCAGGACAACAATCAGAGCATGAGTTTATGTCGGTTAATTGCGGGATTATGGATCAGTTCAGCATTGCAATGGGTAAAAAAAATTATGCAATGCTTTTGGATACCGCTTCATTGGAGTATGAGTATGTGCCGCTTGAGCTTAAATCTTATAAATTTATTGTAATGAATTCAAATAAGCAGCGGAGCCTTGCGGACTCAAAATATAATGAACGGCGCAGTGAATGTGAGGAAGGCTTGCGTTTATTACAAAAAGCGCTGCCCGTGAACTTTTTATGCGAAATCACTGCGGATGATTTTTTTGCCAATCAACATCTGATTTCCGATGAAACGATAAAAAAGCGTGTGCGCCACTGTATTTTTGAGAATGAGCGGGTGTATAAGGCTGTTGCCGCCTTACAAAAAGAAGACTTAAAAACACTCGGAGAACTATTAAATCAATCGCATCAATCATTAAAAAGCGATTACGAGGTTACCGGTTTTGAGCTGGATTGCTTACAGGAAGCAGCGGTAAAACAGGAAGGCTGTCTTGGCGCACGAATTACCGGTGCAGGATTCGGCGGCTGCGCAATCGCACTGGTACATAAAAATTCTATCGATGCCTTTATAGAGTCGGTGTCAAAAGAGTATTTTGAAAAAACAGGACTGCGCGCAGAAATGTTTGCTTGCAAAGCAGGACAGGGAGCCGCAGTCCTTTAAAATTTTCTGTCATCAGCAATTTTGAATCAGTTGTTTTATTTTTTCTATTAACGAGCTTTCGCGTATCAAGTCTTCACAAAAAAGAGGAAGACGGTAGCTCCAGTTAAAACTATTAACTGTTCCGGGAATGTTAATACGTTCATCTGATGCTGCAACACCGCCTGTCTTATCTCGAATAAGCGCAAGCCAATCCTGAATCGGGAATATGATAAGCTTTGAGGGCACTTTACAGAGAGCTTGAAGTATTTTTTCTGCAACCTCTTCGGAGTACGGACAAACCTGTTCGGCAGGAAGCAATCCATCGGCACCTTGATTAGCGAAATTAAGGGTTATACATTCTGAATCTGAAAAGCCGATTGCCTTTACAAAAGAAAGGATATCGGACGGGCTTGCCTCTTCTTCCCACCAACCGCGCAAGGTAGAAGAATCATGCACCGAGGTTGTTGCAACGCTCATCGGAATATAATTTTGTAGAGGAATAAAAGGAGTCTGTGCTTCTTCCCATTTTCGCTCCCATCTGAATACTTTTAAGCTATAAATGCCGAGTTTTTCAAGCGTTTCGGGAACACAGGCAGGAATGGCTCCAAGATCTTCGGCGCAAGCCTGCATTTCTACCGATTGACAAAGCTGGCCGAGAATTTCATTTGCCTGTTTTCTCCACAACTCATCTTGGAT contains these protein-coding regions:
- a CDS encoding galactokinase, with product MQGQKHIQFLTDLNEEDTKKELLKEFEIRYGESNNSVIVIASPGRINIIGEHIDYNGGKVFPAAIDRFLYVLIRERSDTKIIYDDIRFPGRLVFDIHDTFTYDKKNDYANYLNGMYTILQNKGLNVLSGFEVLLFSKLPAGGGISSSSALEIGFGLALAKLFDFKIDGIALAKAGQQSEHEFMSVNCGIMDQFSIAMGKKNYAMLLDTASLEYEYVPLELKSYKFIVMNSNKQRSLADSKYNERRSECEEGLRLLQKALPVNFLCEITADDFFANQHLISDETIKKRVRHCIFENERVYKAVAALQKEDLKTLGELLNQSHQSLKSDYEVTGFELDCLQEAAVKQEGCLGARITGAGFGGCAIALVHKNSIDAFIESVSKEYFEKTGLRAEMFACKAGQGAAVL